The Cytophagia bacterium CHB2 genomic sequence TCATTCATAAACATCACCGCGCGAATCGTGCGTTTCGGTTTGAAGCCAAGCTGCTTGAGCAGGCGAATGGCTTCGATCGCTTGCACACAACCGGCCGCATCATCATGGGCGCCCGTGCCTTTGTCCCAGCTATCGAGATGCCCGCCAAGCACAATGATTTCGTCAGGCTTTTCCAGGCCGCGCAATTCACCCATCACATTCGCAGACGGTACATCGGGCAATGTCTGGCAGGTGAGTTTGAGCCGCACGGTAACTTTTTTCTCATGCGCAAGCAACCGGCTCAACAGATCGGCGCCGCGCGTGCTGATCGCTGCACCGGGAATTTGGGGTACGCCGGCCTCATAGCCCATGTTACCCGCATAAAGTAGAACGAACCTGTCGGAGAGGCCAAGCTCTTTGAGCAAGGAGTTTTCGGCACGCGGCCGAGGCTCGACGGTTTCAAGTTCCGCCCAGTTCGGTATCACGGAAATCGAAACATCGAGGCCTTTGGTCTTTGAATTGAGTAGTTCGCGCATATCCCGTCCAACGGCGATGATCCTCGCTGCGTGCTTGTAAAGCCAGCGATTCCAAAATCCGAGAAACTTGACGTTGAGACTTCTGTCGCCGGCCTTCCCTGCCGCGATAAGGATCTCCGGATAGTTGTCGTGGATGAGCAGTGTATATGCCGCTCCGCGAAAAAGCGAACTGACCGCGATCACGAATGGCAGCGTCGGCGGATTCGTTACGACGAGTACTC encodes the following:
- a CDS encoding M20/M25/M40 family metallo-hydrolase; the protein is MFRLVNMLTLGLSTFFLSLRQFRKGDRVLVVTNPPTLPFVIAVSSLFRGAAYTLLIHDNYPEILIAAGKAGDRSLNVKFLGFWNRWLYKHAARIIAVGRDMRELLNSKTKGLDVSISVIPNWAELETVEPRPRAENSLLKELGLSDRFVLLYAGNMGYEAGVPQIPGAAISTRGADLLSRLLAHEKKVTVRLKLTCQTLPDVPSANVMGELRGLEKPDEIIVLGGHLDSWDKGTGAHDDAAGCVQAIEAIRLLKQLGFKPKRTIRAVMFMNEENGLRGGREYAREAAEMKVKHVAAIESDRGGFAPRGFSIDADSITAQKIFSWQQAFAVIGADRFTRGGSGADISPLVQQGVPGLGLVPESQRYFDYHHSDNDTIDKVNARELELGAAAMAIMAYFLSEEL